Proteins found in one Zea mays cultivar B73 chromosome 1, Zm-B73-REFERENCE-NAM-5.0, whole genome shotgun sequence genomic segment:
- the LOC732737 gene encoding protein RIK, which translates to MTEDRAHKVADEPAASGRQRPERKKRKWDQPAEDLVSAAVTAAAVSGMPVMNFGALPGVVLPGVTAYGAATLPSVVPVPYSLPPHIAPSVLQNAAAAAQKLSQAKIPDEVIAREIVINDADPSVRYKLTKRQTQEEIQKCTNTVIITRGKYHPPNLLPDGEKPLYLHISAGSQLKDTAERIKAVDRAASMIEEILKQGTTSESISVPFSSSTGQAVRPFSASVFLGFDADPSLNITARIRGPNDQYINHIMKETGVTVVLRGKDSENLGSCHSEASQQPLHLYLTSMHLKNLEAAKVLAENLLDTVAAEFGASRISSSKVYGAVPPPQQLLAGVDTSGTKSDVHYIVGPNVLSGATHSFASTGVIAPVVAPAVTVQSGAPTYSGVPLPSNMAYPIPPANGGAFYSGYGDIYPQATPLQQLAFTLKHASSSATQAVPVTSTPTSMATKGNSILDAEMDKRSRRKFQELPVSKGPATESQNSQQGSKFVKTGLDSSGNIGSSSIAPPKKVHPGSNGMLPQEEADMPSHLSISTKMLPPPLKSMLPLPPRSMPPPPPKSMPPPPPKFPSDEFLSRNENKFFPLKEPTAPPRSFDAISVLPSERRPREPKEEKTKGTPVSDTLLKLIDYGDDDDDGDIDVTDNTPKGNPTPGSEQKPFWAV; encoded by the exons ATGACGGAGGATCGAGCGCACAAGGTCGCCGACGAGCCCGCCGCCTCAGGCAGGCAAAGACCTGAAAG GAAGAAGAGGAAGTGGGATCAACCCGCGGAGGACTTGGTCTCCGCGGCGGTGACGGCTGCTGCCGTGTCGGGGATGCCTGTGATGAATTTCGGTGCTCTTCCTGGCGTTGTACTGCCTGGCGTCACCGCATATGGAGCTGCTACATTGCCAAGTGTAGTCCCTGTTCCGTATTCATTGCCGCCCCATATTGCACCATCGGTGCTCCAGAATGCTGCTGCAGCAGCCCAGAAATTGAGTCAG GCAAAAATACCAGATGAGGTCATTGCACGGGAAATTGTTATAAACGATGCAGATCCATCTGTGCGATATAAGCTTACAAAACGACAAACACAAGAAGAG ATTCAGAAATGCACAAACACTGTCATCATTACCAG GGGAAAATATCACCCTCCAAATTTACTTCCTGATGGTGAGAAGCCCCTCTATCTACATATCTCTGCTGGATCTCAG TTGAAAGATACTGCTGAGCGCATTAAGGCAGTTGATCGTGCAGCTTCAATGATTGAGGAAATATTGAAACAAGGAACAACCTCAGAGTCCATATCGGTCCCTTTCTCCTCTAGCACTGGACAA GCTGTTCGTCCTTTTAGTGCCTCAGTTTTTTTGGGTTTTGATGCAGATCCATCATTGAATATCACAGCTCGAATCCGTGGTCCAAAT GATCAGTACATAAATCATATCATGAAAGAAACAGGGGTTACTGTTGTACTAAGAGGAAAAGATTCGGAGAATCTTGGCAGTTGTCATAGTGAAG CCTCACAACAACCTCTACACCTATACCTCACAAGTATGCATttaaagaacctagaagctgcaaaAGTTTTGGCAGAGAACCTCCTGGATACAGTAGCAGCAGAATTCGGTGCTTCCAG aatttcttcttcaaaaGTATATGGTGCTGTTCCACCTCCTCAGCAGTTGTTAGCTGGTGTCGACACCTCAGGAACGAAATCAGATGTTCACTATATTGTAGGGCCCAATGTGTTATCGGGAGCTACACATTCCTTTGCATCTACTGGAGTTATTGCTCCTGTTGTTGCTCCTGCAGTGACAGTGCAATCAGGGGCTCCAACATATTCTGGGGTTCCACTACCCAGTAACATGGCCTATCCTATTCCACCAGCAAACGGTGGGGCATTTTACAGTGGTTATGGGGACATTTATCCCCAAGCAACTCCGTTGCAGCAGCTGGCATTCACACTCAAGCATGCCTCATCGTCGGCAACTCAGGCTGTTCCAGTGACGTCCACACCAACAAGCATGGCTACAAAGGGGAACTCAATCTTGGATGCGGAGATGGATAAACGATCCCGAAGGAAATTCCAGGAACTACCGGTTTCGAAGGGCCCAGCAACAGAAAGTCAG AACTCACAACAGGGGTCCAAATTTGTTAAGACAGGTTTAGATAGTTCAGGTAACATTGGGAGCTCATCAATTGCACCTCCGAAGAAAGTTCACCCTGGATCAAATGGAATGCTTCCGCAAGAAGAAGCGGATATGCCATCACATCTCTCTATATCCACTAAGATGCTACCACCACCCCTGAAGAGCATGCTGCCACTGCCACCCAGAAGCATGCCCCCACCACCACCTAAGAGcatgcctccaccgccaccaaaaTTTCCTTCAGATGAGTTTTTGTCAAGAAACGAGAACAAGTTTTTTCCTTTAAAGGAGCCAACAGCACCTCCAAGGTCCTTTGATGCAATATCAGTCTTGCCATCTGAACGACGACCAAGGGAGCCTAAGGAGGAAAAAACAAAAGGCACACCTGTGTCTG ATACTTTGCTGAAACTTATTGATTATGGAGATGACGACGATGACGGCGATATTGATGTGACAGACAACACACCTAAGGGCAATCCAACTCCTGGTTCAGAGCAGAAACCATTTTGGGCTGTTTAA